CAAAGGTACAAAGTTTTTAAGATTCAAAAATTCACTTCTGCTATAAGTTATTTAGGAAGCAATTTCCAGCTGTCCACTTTATCTATTGTGCCAAACCCTGGCACAATAGGATGCCGTTTCCATCTGGGCTAGGGGTAAGTGGAATTTGGGGTCTTATAAAACATTAACTTTAAATAACTACTTCCTTTAAAAACGATATGAAAACAGTGAAGCTGAATTTTATTGAATTATTATAAAAGTATGATATATGTCATGTATTTTAACTGTAAAAAGCTTTAAATTAGATACTTGTAATTAATATTCAATATCATGAAAAATAAATATTTGTTTTTAATTGTACTGGTATTGATTTTATTTCAATTCGATAAAATTAATGCCCAAAGTCAAACTTGGGTTGCTCCTAAATCTGCATATGATCTCATAAATCCGTTTAAAGGCAACGAAAAAGCAACTGCTGAAGGAAAGAAATTATACAATCAAATGTGTGTGATTTGTCATGGAATACAAGGCAAAGGAAATGGAAGTGCTGGTGTAGCTCTAAGTCCTAAGCCATCAAATTTTTTGACAATAAACGTTGTCAATGAAACAGATGGTGCGATTTTTTGGAAATTAACTGAAGGGAAATCACCAATGGCTTCATATAAGGACGCATTAAGTGAAAATCAACGATGGCAGTTGGTAAACTACATTAGATATTTAGAGAAAAATAAATAATATTAAATTAAAAAAAGATGAATAAGACAAAATGGTTATTTGTGTTTTTGTGCTTGAATGTTTTTCTTTTTAAAAGTGTTGCACAAGATACTAAATCTTTAAATAAATCGATTTTTGGCCAGACTAAACTCGTAATTGTAGGAAATGCACAGGCAGATTATATGTACAATAAGGAAGAGAATGGTTTTGGGAATGTGGATTTTAAACCCATTTTTCTGTGGAGCCTGTCAGATAAGTTATTTATTGAATCAGAGATAGAGATTGCTACTGGTGATGGTGCAGTTGAAGTTGTTTTAGAATATGTAAATATGGTTTATTTTTTAAACAATAATTTAGCAATACACTTTGGTCGTTTTTTACCGAAATTTGGTAGTTATAGAGGGAAGTACATGGAAGGTTATTTGAATCGGTTTCCTAATAATCCAGTGGGTTTTGGGGATGGTGGTA
The Flavobacterium sp. WC2421 genome window above contains:
- a CDS encoding cytochrome c; amino-acid sequence: MKNKYLFLIVLVLILFQFDKINAQSQTWVAPKSAYDLINPFKGNEKATAEGKKLYNQMCVICHGIQGKGNGSAGVALSPKPSNFLTINVVNETDGAIFWKLTEGKSPMASYKDALSENQRWQLVNYIRYLEKNK